A single window of Syntrophotalea acetylenica DNA harbors:
- a CDS encoding pyridoxal phosphate-dependent aminotransferase — translation MAISTKVSAFIERASWIRKMFEEGTRLKAIHGDDNVFDFTLGNPSTEPPEAFNKALLQLASHPQPGMHRYMNNAGYPETREAVARHLSRTASSPVEARHIVMTCGAGGALNVALKTILDPGDEVLILAPYFVEYIFYVDNHGGTTRSVATRKDSFQLDIDAIEAAIGPRTRAIIINSPNNPTGVIYPAADLQALGNMLARKERESGRTLFVLSDEPYARLAYDDATVPCIFEHIRNAVIITSHSKDLALPGERIGYLAANPAMDDVQQFIEGAVFCNRVLGFVNAPAMMQRLVAGLQEESVDIADYQVKRDMLFEHLTRLGFRTVKPQGGFYLFPESPIEDDVAFTRMALEHRVLVVPGQGFGAPGYFRIAYCIPMQTIEASLPAWEKIARDAGL, via the coding sequence ATGGCTATTTCCACGAAAGTTTCCGCGTTTATCGAACGGGCATCATGGATTCGAAAGATGTTCGAGGAGGGTACGCGCCTGAAAGCCATACACGGCGATGACAACGTCTTCGATTTTACCCTCGGCAATCCTTCGACGGAACCGCCCGAAGCCTTCAACAAGGCACTTCTTCAACTGGCCAGCCATCCGCAACCAGGCATGCACCGCTATATGAACAACGCCGGTTATCCGGAGACGCGCGAGGCTGTGGCGCGGCATCTCTCCCGAACCGCTTCATCGCCGGTCGAAGCCCGCCATATCGTCATGACCTGCGGCGCCGGAGGGGCGCTGAACGTGGCCCTCAAGACCATTCTCGACCCCGGCGACGAAGTTCTGATCCTGGCCCCCTACTTCGTCGAATATATCTTTTACGTCGACAACCACGGCGGCACCACCAGATCCGTTGCAACCCGCAAGGACAGCTTTCAACTCGACATCGATGCCATCGAAGCCGCCATCGGCCCCAGAACCCGGGCCATCATCATCAATTCCCCCAACAACCCCACCGGCGTCATTTACCCGGCGGCGGACCTGCAAGCCCTCGGCAATATGCTGGCGCGCAAGGAGCGGGAATCGGGCCGTACCCTTTTTGTGCTATCCGACGAACCCTACGCCCGCCTGGCCTATGACGATGCAACGGTCCCCTGCATTTTCGAGCACATTCGCAACGCCGTCATCATAACCTCCCATAGCAAGGACCTGGCCCTGCCGGGAGAGCGTATCGGCTACCTTGCCGCCAACCCGGCCATGGACGACGTTCAGCAATTCATCGAGGGTGCCGTTTTCTGCAACCGGGTGCTGGGATTCGTCAACGCGCCGGCCATGATGCAGCGTCTGGTTGCCGGCCTGCAGGAGGAAAGCGTCGACATTGCGGATTACCAGGTCAAACGGGACATGCTCTTCGAGCACCTGACCCGCCTCGGCTTTCGGACCGTCAAGCCGCAGGGAGGTTTTTACCTTTTCCCGGAATCACCCATCGAGGATGATGTGGCCTTCACCCGCATGGCGCTGGAACACCGCGTGCTGGTGGTGCCCGGGCAGGGATTCGGCGCTCCCGGCTACTTCCGTATCGCTTACTGCATTCCCATGCAGACCATCGAGGCAAGCCTGCCAGCCTGGGAAAAAATCGCCCGGGACGCCGGGCTGTAA
- the secD gene encoding protein translocase subunit SecD: MSKSIKLRGGVVLLCLVLSMLVLMPTLFPNSTPNWLKKSFDPLHLGLDLQGGMHLVLGVDVDKAVESRVDGLVDQIEGELRDKDIIFKRVSRTGNDRLTVVVYDDEAGRQIDALMSEGVYADLEPLTLETQGGYIEKNFRYSTEAVSAIKDNAVKQALETLRNRIDQFGVSETVLQRQGSDRILVQLPGVKEPKRAVALLGKTALLEFKMVADNVDAQAVAGGALPPGTRLLYERMVDRKTGTVTQVPLVVYDKTVLTGDLVSDAQVRIDPRFNEPYVSIDFNAVGAKRFDQITAANIGQRMAIVLDDTVYSAPVIRERISGGSAQISGSFDEQEATDLAIVLRAGSLPAPVTILENRTVGPSLGLDSINQGILSVIIGSVAVVVAMAIYYNLAGLVANLALVLNLIFILALLSLFKASLTLPGIGGIVLTLGMAVDANVLIYERIREELRLGKTVRNALEAGYSKAFLTIMDANITTLIAALVLFQFGTGPVKGFAVTLSVGIVSSLFTAIFVSRVVFDFFLERYQVKRLSI; encoded by the coding sequence ATGTCCAAAAGCATCAAGCTGCGGGGAGGGGTCGTTCTGTTGTGCCTCGTCCTGTCCATGTTGGTATTAATGCCGACGCTGTTTCCCAACAGTACCCCTAACTGGCTGAAAAAAAGTTTTGATCCTCTGCATCTCGGTCTCGACCTGCAGGGAGGCATGCATCTTGTGCTCGGGGTGGACGTCGACAAGGCTGTGGAAAGCCGGGTTGACGGACTGGTTGACCAGATCGAGGGCGAGCTGAGGGACAAGGATATTATTTTCAAGCGGGTATCGAGGACCGGCAATGATCGCCTGACGGTTGTGGTCTACGACGATGAGGCGGGCCGCCAGATCGATGCTCTGATGAGCGAGGGCGTTTATGCTGACCTCGAGCCGCTGACCCTTGAGACCCAGGGCGGGTATATCGAAAAAAACTTCCGCTATTCCACGGAGGCGGTGTCGGCTATCAAGGACAACGCTGTCAAGCAGGCGCTGGAGACACTGCGCAACCGTATCGATCAGTTCGGGGTCAGTGAAACGGTTCTGCAGCGACAGGGAAGTGATCGCATCCTGGTGCAGTTGCCCGGGGTCAAGGAGCCCAAGCGCGCCGTTGCCCTGCTGGGCAAGACCGCCCTGCTGGAGTTCAAGATGGTGGCGGACAATGTCGATGCGCAAGCCGTTGCCGGCGGGGCGCTGCCTCCCGGAACCCGTCTTCTGTACGAACGGATGGTCGACCGGAAGACCGGGACCGTTACCCAGGTCCCTTTGGTTGTATACGATAAAACCGTCCTGACTGGCGATCTGGTCTCCGACGCCCAGGTGCGTATCGACCCCCGCTTTAACGAACCCTACGTTTCCATCGATTTCAACGCCGTGGGCGCCAAGCGCTTCGATCAGATTACCGCCGCCAACATTGGCCAGCGCATGGCCATCGTGCTGGACGATACTGTCTACTCGGCACCGGTCATACGCGAGAGGATCTCCGGCGGCAGTGCACAGATCTCCGGTTCCTTTGACGAGCAGGAGGCCACCGACCTGGCGATTGTTCTGCGTGCCGGTTCGCTGCCCGCGCCGGTTACCATTCTCGAAAATCGTACAGTGGGTCCGTCCCTCGGTCTCGATTCCATCAATCAGGGGATTTTGTCGGTCATTATCGGCAGCGTCGCTGTGGTGGTTGCCATGGCAATCTATTACAATCTCGCCGGACTGGTGGCAAACCTGGCGCTGGTGCTCAATCTGATATTCATTCTGGCGCTGCTCAGCCTCTTCAAGGCCAGTCTCACCCTGCCGGGGATCGGCGGTATTGTGCTGACTCTGGGAATGGCCGTCGACGCCAACGTGCTGATTTACGAACGTATCCGCGAGGAACTGCGTCTTGGAAAAACGGTCCGAAATGCGCTTGAGGCTGGTTACAGCAAGGCTTTTTTGACGATTATGGATGCCAATATTACAACCTTGATCGCCGCTTTGGTGCTGTTCCAGTTCGGCACCGGCCCGGTCAAAGGATTCGCCGTGACCCTGTCGGTGGGGATTGTATCTTCCCTTTTTACGGCCATCTTTGTTTCGCGCGTAGTTTTCGACTTTTTCCTGGAACGTTACCAGGTCAAGCGGTTGAGTATCTAG
- the pheA gene encoding prephenate dehydratase, protein METVEKVLAELRRKIDGIDDQILSLLNQRALVAQQIGQAKAGQGLDFYNPGRELAVFERLVAQNCGPFPADAVKRVFREIISASLSLEQPMKVAFLGPSATFTHQAAQKQFGFSAQLVALKSIPAVFEEVRRGRADFGVVPVENTTEGIVSHTLDMFVESDLVINAEILMEISHDLLSVSGRMEDVGRVLSHPQALAQCRHWLEENLADVPLVDAPSTAMAARQASEDPGIAAIASEIAASLYGLRIIKSKIQDNTNNLTRFLVVGRTLSPRTGQDKTSVMFIVADQPGILCRMLEPFSRRNINLTKIESRPIKSKAWEYVFFLDLEGHAEDAAVSEALADLQSCCRSFKILGSYPRCR, encoded by the coding sequence ATGGAGACAGTGGAAAAAGTATTGGCCGAATTGCGACGGAAAATCGATGGGATCGATGATCAGATCCTGTCCCTGCTGAACCAGCGGGCGCTTGTGGCCCAGCAGATCGGGCAGGCCAAGGCCGGCCAGGGGCTCGATTTTTACAACCCGGGGCGGGAACTTGCCGTGTTCGAACGGCTTGTTGCCCAGAATTGCGGGCCTTTCCCCGCGGATGCGGTGAAACGCGTTTTTCGGGAGATTATTTCCGCTTCCCTGTCCCTTGAACAGCCCATGAAGGTGGCCTTTCTCGGGCCGTCGGCGACTTTCACCCACCAGGCGGCACAGAAGCAGTTCGGTTTTTCCGCTCAGCTTGTGGCTCTGAAAAGTATCCCCGCGGTGTTTGAGGAAGTGCGTCGGGGCCGGGCCGATTTTGGCGTGGTGCCGGTGGAGAACACCACCGAAGGAATCGTCTCCCATACCCTGGACATGTTCGTCGAGTCGGATCTGGTAATCAATGCGGAAATCCTGATGGAAATCTCCCATGATCTGCTTTCCGTCAGCGGCAGGATGGAGGATGTCGGCAGGGTTCTGTCCCATCCCCAGGCCCTTGCCCAGTGCCGCCACTGGCTTGAAGAAAACCTTGCCGATGTTCCCCTTGTCGATGCGCCCAGCACCGCCATGGCCGCGCGCCAGGCGTCGGAAGATCCGGGCATCGCAGCCATTGCCAGTGAAATCGCCGCCTCCCTTTACGGACTGCGCATCATCAAGTCGAAAATTCAGGACAATACCAACAACCTTACCCGTTTTCTGGTGGTCGGCCGGACCCTCTCCCCGCGGACCGGACAGGACAAGACCTCCGTCATGTTTATTGTCGCCGATCAACCTGGCATTCTCTGCAGGATGCTTGAACCGTTCAGTCGCCGGAACATCAATCTCACCAAGATCGAAAGCCGGCCGATCAAATCCAAGGCCTGGGAGTATGTGTTTTTCCTTGATCTGGAAGGGCATGCCGAGGATGCCGCGGTCAGTGAGGCGCTGGCGGACCTTCAGTCCTGCTGCCGCTCCTTCAAGATCCTGGGGTCCTATCCGCGTTGCCGTTAA
- a CDS encoding 4-hydroxy-3-methylbut-2-enyl diphosphate reductase encodes MKIILAASAGFCFGVKRATNLAFEAADEYPHICSLGPIIHSPQVVKKLEEKGVKVIGKVEDIDHGAVIIRSHGITAEELDMIHQRDLRIVDATCPFVKKAQDYATMLCNEGYSVVLVGEKDHPEVQGIISYTRGGEVFVVADCKEAERVPNRPKLGLVAQTTQSFKNLQQVAETCLEKSKEVRIFNTICDATSVRQNEARKIAREADLMLVVGGFNSANTTRLAQICQDIQPRTFYVETAEKIQDSWFDGVECVGITAGASTPRWIIDQVVERVAGVSK; translated from the coding sequence ATGAAGATCATTCTGGCCGCCAGTGCCGGGTTCTGTTTTGGCGTCAAGCGCGCTACCAACCTTGCTTTCGAAGCCGCCGACGAATATCCCCATATCTGCTCCCTGGGGCCGATCATTCATAGCCCGCAAGTTGTTAAAAAACTGGAGGAAAAGGGGGTCAAGGTTATCGGTAAAGTGGAGGATATCGATCACGGTGCGGTTATCATCCGATCCCACGGCATTACCGCCGAGGAACTCGATATGATACACCAGCGGGATCTCAGAATTGTCGACGCAACCTGTCCGTTTGTGAAAAAAGCCCAGGATTATGCCACGATGCTGTGCAACGAGGGATATTCGGTAGTCCTGGTCGGTGAAAAAGATCATCCCGAGGTGCAGGGTATCATTTCCTATACCCGTGGCGGGGAAGTCTTCGTGGTGGCCGACTGCAAGGAAGCCGAGCGGGTGCCGAACCGTCCCAAACTGGGCCTCGTCGCCCAGACCACCCAGTCTTTCAAAAACCTCCAGCAGGTAGCCGAAACCTGCCTTGAGAAAAGCAAGGAGGTGCGGATCTTCAACACCATTTGCGATGCGACCTCGGTACGCCAGAACGAGGCGCGGAAAATTGCGAGGGAGGCGGATCTGATGCTGGTTGTCGGCGGATTCAACAGCGCCAACACCACCCGCCTGGCGCAGATCTGCCAGGATATTCAACCACGGACTTTTTATGTGGAAACCGCTGAAAAGATCCAGGACAGCTGGTTTGATGGCGTCGAATGTGTCGGTATCACCGCCGGTGCATCCACCCCCCGCTGGATTATCGATCAGGTCGTGGAACGGGTCGCGGGTGTGTCCAAATAA
- a CDS encoding 30S ribosomal protein S1, giving the protein MVDAKENKNTDEFMDDEFEDMEQSFSELFESSIKELNVGDVVEGTVLQINGDMVVVDVGYKSEGIIPLSEFSDESGQVDVKVGDKIDVLFERRENENGLISLSKEKADRQKIWNNLEEGAVVEGRIAARIKGGLSVDIGVNAFLPGSQVDLRPVRNLDKLLGESFEFKIIKLNKRRGNIVLSRRVLLEEQRETLRQDTLETLAEDQEVVGVVKNLTDYGAFIDLGGIDGLLHITDMSWGRVAHPSDVLAVGDKIKVKVLKFDREKERVSLGLKQLTSDPWLSVADKYPIGNRVSGKVVSLTDYGAFVELDEGVEGLIHVSEMSWTKRIKHPSKILNIGDEIESVVLAVDVANRRISLGLKQTERNPWEVIGEKFPIGTIIEGQVKNITDFGIFVGVDDGIDGLVHISDLSWTKRIKHPSELYKKGDVVKAVVLNIDQDNERFSLGIKQLASDPWQTIATRYAPGTMIQGRVTSVTDFGIFLEVEEGIEGLIHVSEISKEKIDSPKDFAKVGDLLEAVVLHVDTDDKKIALSIKHVAQQKEKAEVDAFLGSQKSATSNLGDIFKGALDKAGDKD; this is encoded by the coding sequence ATGGTAGATGCTAAAGAAAACAAAAACACTGATGAATTCATGGATGATGAATTCGAGGACATGGAACAGAGCTTCAGCGAGCTTTTTGAGAGCAGCATCAAGGAGCTCAATGTAGGTGACGTTGTCGAGGGCACGGTTCTGCAGATCAACGGCGACATGGTCGTGGTCGATGTCGGATACAAGTCCGAAGGCATCATTCCTCTTTCTGAGTTCAGTGACGAGAGCGGCCAGGTGGATGTCAAGGTCGGCGACAAAATCGATGTGCTTTTCGAGCGCCGTGAGAATGAGAACGGTCTGATCAGCCTGTCGAAGGAGAAAGCCGACCGTCAGAAAATCTGGAACAATCTCGAAGAAGGCGCCGTCGTCGAAGGCCGTATTGCCGCCCGCATCAAAGGCGGCCTGTCTGTCGATATCGGCGTCAATGCGTTTTTGCCTGGCTCCCAGGTTGATCTGCGCCCGGTGCGCAATCTGGATAAACTGCTTGGCGAATCCTTCGAATTCAAGATCATCAAGCTCAATAAACGGCGCGGCAATATTGTTCTGTCGCGTCGCGTCCTGCTGGAAGAGCAGCGCGAGACGCTGCGCCAGGATACTCTCGAAACCCTGGCGGAGGACCAGGAAGTGGTCGGCGTGGTCAAGAATCTCACCGATTACGGCGCGTTTATCGATCTTGGCGGCATCGATGGCCTGTTGCACATCACCGATATGTCCTGGGGACGCGTGGCGCATCCCTCCGATGTCCTGGCCGTGGGAGACAAGATCAAGGTCAAGGTTCTCAAGTTCGACCGCGAGAAGGAACGTGTGTCTCTTGGTCTGAAACAACTGACTTCGGATCCCTGGCTGAGCGTCGCCGATAAATACCCCATCGGTAACCGGGTATCCGGCAAGGTGGTCAGTCTGACCGACTACGGCGCATTTGTCGAACTGGACGAAGGTGTCGAAGGGCTGATTCATGTCAGCGAAATGAGCTGGACCAAGCGGATCAAGCATCCCAGCAAGATTCTCAATATCGGCGACGAAATCGAATCGGTGGTGCTTGCCGTCGACGTGGCCAACCGTCGCATTTCCCTGGGACTGAAGCAGACCGAGCGCAACCCCTGGGAAGTCATCGGCGAGAAATTCCCCATCGGCACCATTATCGAGGGTCAGGTGAAGAACATCACCGACTTCGGTATCTTCGTTGGCGTTGATGATGGCATTGACGGTCTGGTGCACATTTCCGATCTTTCGTGGACCAAGCGCATCAAGCATCCCTCCGAGTTGTACAAAAAAGGTGATGTGGTCAAGGCCGTGGTCCTCAATATCGATCAGGACAACGAGCGGTTCTCGCTTGGCATCAAACAGTTGGCATCCGATCCCTGGCAGACCATCGCCACCCGTTACGCTCCCGGCACCATGATCCAGGGGAGAGTTACCTCCGTTACCGATTTCGGCATTTTCCTGGAAGTCGAGGAGGGGATCGAGGGATTGATCCACGTTTCTGAAATCAGCAAGGAAAAAATCGATTCACCGAAGGATTTCGCCAAGGTGGGTGATCTCCTTGAAGCCGTGGTTCTGCATGTGGACACCGACGACAAGAAAATCGCGTTGTCCATCAAGCATGTTGCGCAGCAGAAGGAGAAAGCTGAAGTCGATGCGTTCCTCGGCTCGCAGAAAAGCGCCACGTCCAATCTTGGGGATATCTTCAAGGGCGCTCTCGATAAGGCCGGTGACAAAGATTAA
- a CDS encoding prephenate dehydrogenase, with protein sequence MSDFYVSKLAVVGVGLIGGSFALALKQAGLVGEVVGIGRGRANLETACERGIIDSFTHSLVEGVAEADVVFLATPVRTLARVAAEALPYMKKGAVLTDGGSVKAEVVAAIEPLLPEGVHFVPGHPVAGTERSGAEAAFATLYRGRRCILTPTSRTDRGALELIRQLWRAAGSEVVDMTPEKHDHILAAISHLPHMVAYALVNAVVGCGDQDEDILSYSAGGFRDFTRIASSDPTMWRDIALSNREALLEVIGIFEKSLATVKSDIAAGNADALFDFFQRSKQRRDAIV encoded by the coding sequence ATGTCGGATTTCTATGTTTCCAAGCTGGCCGTGGTGGGTGTCGGTCTCATCGGAGGATCCTTTGCGCTGGCCCTCAAGCAAGCTGGTCTCGTCGGCGAGGTGGTCGGTATCGGCCGCGGGCGGGCAAACCTTGAAACGGCCTGCGAGAGAGGCATAATCGACAGTTTCACTCATTCCCTCGTAGAAGGAGTGGCGGAGGCCGATGTGGTATTCCTGGCCACGCCGGTCCGGACCCTGGCGCGGGTGGCCGCGGAGGCCCTGCCGTATATGAAAAAGGGCGCGGTTCTGACCGATGGCGGCAGTGTCAAGGCCGAGGTGGTCGCGGCGATCGAGCCGTTGCTCCCCGAAGGCGTGCATTTTGTGCCCGGACATCCCGTGGCCGGTACCGAACGCAGCGGCGCGGAGGCGGCCTTTGCCACGCTGTACCGGGGGCGGCGCTGCATCCTCACGCCGACCTCGCGTACCGATCGCGGCGCCCTGGAGCTGATCCGGCAGTTGTGGCGGGCCGCTGGCAGTGAAGTGGTTGACATGACGCCGGAAAAACACGACCACATCCTGGCGGCCATCAGCCATCTGCCGCACATGGTTGCCTATGCGCTGGTCAATGCCGTGGTCGGCTGCGGAGACCAGGACGAGGACATTCTCAGCTATTCGGCGGGCGGATTCAGGGACTTTACACGCATTGCCTCGTCCGATCCGACCATGTGGCGTGATATCGCGCTGAGCAACCGTGAAGCGCTGCTGGAGGTGATCGGGATCTTCGAAAAAAGCCTGGCAACAGTGAAGAGCGACATCGCTGCCGGCAATGCCGATGCGCTGTTCGACTTTTTCCAGCGGTCCAAACAAAGGCGTGACGCCATCGTTTGA
- the recJ gene encoding single-stranded-DNA-specific exonuclease RecJ translates to MVTPHLDTLWIERPRSEALQGVDLQRCLGVSHLAEEVLRRRDLPSLEEVREFLEARLSAMPDPFQMADMQRAVERLAQALRQGEGIAVHGDYDVDGVTGTALMVETLRAIGGRVSYHIPMRLKDGYGLCLEALESCAAAGARVAVSVDCGISAHRQAQRAAELGLDLIITDHHQPPEILPQALAIVNPARRDCSFPYKHLAGVGVVFLLLVALRRYLRESGYWTKSAEPDLRYGLDLVALGSIADIVPLKGLNRALTKAGLELLSHSGRPGLQALKQVAAVDKVTCGTVGFRLAPRINAAGRLEDASVGVELLLKRSVEDAMPAAELLDRVNRQRQVLEQQTLEEADERWQRETSGATHSIVLADARWHPGVIGIVASRLVEKYHRPTVLIALNEGAGKGSARSIKGLHLYQALQDCHACLQGFGGHEFAAGLSIGAEKIPEFARRFEAVARQRLSPDDLLPRQFHDGEITLEEIDAADLLALERLAPYGPGNPQPLFLARGVHLQCIQVAGESHLRFLACQGGCGLSAIAFGMADRRHQLDGPQDILFIPSLNDWRGKVSIQLQVKHIRPALHE, encoded by the coding sequence ATGGTAACGCCGCATCTGGATACGCTCTGGATTGAACGCCCTCGCAGCGAGGCTCTGCAGGGAGTGGATCTGCAACGGTGTTTGGGTGTTTCGCATCTGGCCGAGGAAGTGCTGCGCCGCCGCGACCTTCCCTCTCTCGAAGAAGTTCGCGAGTTTCTCGAAGCCCGGCTGTCCGCCATGCCCGATCCTTTTCAGATGGCGGACATGCAGCGCGCCGTGGAGCGCCTGGCGCAGGCCCTGCGTCAAGGGGAGGGGATCGCGGTGCACGGGGATTACGACGTCGATGGCGTTACGGGCACGGCGTTGATGGTCGAAACCCTGCGCGCCATTGGCGGACGGGTCAGTTACCACATCCCCATGCGCCTGAAAGATGGTTACGGGCTGTGCCTGGAGGCGCTCGAATCCTGCGCGGCAGCCGGCGCCCGTGTGGCGGTCTCCGTCGACTGTGGCATCTCCGCGCATCGGCAGGCGCAAAGGGCTGCCGAACTGGGCCTTGATCTGATCATCACCGACCATCATCAGCCGCCGGAAATTCTTCCGCAAGCCTTGGCGATTGTGAATCCCGCCCGTCGCGATTGCTCCTTTCCCTACAAGCACCTTGCCGGCGTCGGCGTGGTGTTTTTGCTGCTGGTCGCATTGCGCAGGTATCTGCGCGAGTCGGGATACTGGACCAAAAGTGCCGAACCGGATCTGCGCTACGGTCTTGATCTGGTAGCACTGGGCAGCATCGCGGACATTGTTCCTCTCAAGGGACTAAACCGCGCTTTGACCAAGGCGGGTCTCGAATTGCTGTCCCACTCCGGACGGCCCGGTCTGCAGGCGCTAAAACAGGTTGCCGCGGTCGACAAGGTTACCTGCGGCACGGTCGGGTTTCGCCTGGCCCCGCGCATCAATGCCGCCGGCCGCCTCGAAGATGCCTCCGTTGGCGTTGAGCTGCTGCTGAAAAGGTCCGTCGAGGATGCCATGCCCGCGGCCGAGTTGCTCGACCGGGTCAATCGACAGCGCCAGGTTCTCGAGCAGCAGACCCTGGAGGAGGCCGATGAACGCTGGCAGCGGGAAACTTCCGGGGCGACGCACAGCATCGTGCTCGCCGATGCGCGGTGGCACCCCGGCGTGATCGGCATTGTCGCCAGCCGGCTGGTCGAAAAGTACCATCGCCCGACAGTGTTGATCGCGCTGAACGAGGGGGCCGGCAAAGGTTCCGCACGTTCGATCAAGGGGTTGCACCTGTATCAGGCCTTGCAGGACTGCCATGCTTGCCTGCAGGGGTTTGGCGGTCATGAATTTGCTGCCGGACTCAGCATCGGGGCGGAGAAGATTCCGGAATTCGCCCGGCGCTTTGAAGCGGTGGCCCGGCAGCGGTTGAGCCCGGACGATCTTTTGCCCCGGCAATTTCACGACGGGGAAATTACCCTGGAGGAGATCGACGCCGCTGACCTGCTGGCTCTGGAACGTCTTGCTCCCTACGGTCCGGGAAACCCCCAGCCGTTATTTCTGGCTCGTGGTGTGCACCTGCAATGCATTCAGGTTGCCGGTGAAAGCCATTTGCGGTTTCTCGCCTGTCAGGGAGGATGCGGTTTGTCCGCCATTGCCTTCGGCATGGCGGATCGGCGGCATCAGCTTGACGGCCCCCAGGATATCCTCTTCATTCCCAGCTTGAATGACTGGCGCGGCAAGGTCTCCATTCAGTTGCAGGTCAAACACATCCGCCCCGCCCTCCATGAATGA
- the cmk gene encoding (d)CMP kinase — MKQALIIAIDGPSGVGKSTLSRRLAKKLNYVNIDTGAMYRSVALAAHRAGIAPDDEASLSALCLRIEIRFVRQDEMERVLLNGEDVSEAIRTPEISLLSSRVSAHPVVRRALVELQRELGRNGGVVLEGRDIGTVVFPGADVKFFLAASAAERGRRRWLELRDKGLDVDLERTIEEVEARDAADTQRTHAPLRQAQDAVCIDTTHLDIDQVLERMLEVVAQSRLQDVNLKETPAS; from the coding sequence TTGAAACAAGCTCTTATCATCGCTATCGACGGTCCTTCCGGTGTCGGCAAAAGTACCCTGAGCCGTCGTCTGGCCAAAAAGCTCAATTATGTTAACATCGACACCGGCGCCATGTACCGCTCGGTGGCCCTTGCCGCCCACAGGGCCGGCATCGCACCGGATGACGAAGCATCCCTTTCAGCATTGTGCCTGCGGATCGAGATCCGCTTCGTTCGTCAGGACGAGATGGAGCGGGTATTGCTCAATGGCGAGGATGTCTCCGAAGCCATCCGGACTCCGGAAATCAGCCTCTTGTCATCCAGGGTCTCCGCGCATCCCGTGGTGCGCCGGGCACTTGTCGAATTGCAGCGCGAACTGGGTCGCAACGGTGGCGTCGTGCTGGAGGGGCGCGATATCGGCACGGTGGTGTTTCCCGGAGCCGATGTCAAATTTTTCCTGGCCGCAAGCGCCGCCGAGCGAGGCAGACGCCGTTGGCTCGAACTCAGGGACAAGGGGCTTGACGTCGATCTCGAGCGCACCATCGAGGAAGTCGAGGCCCGGGACGCCGCCGATACCCAACGCACCCACGCGCCGTTGCGCCAGGCGCAGGATGCGGTGTGCATCGACACCACTCACCTTGACATCGACCAGGTTCTGGAGCGCATGCTTGAGGTGGTTGCCCAGAGCCGCTTGCAGGACGTTAATCTGAAGGAGACCCCCGCGTCATGA
- the secF gene encoding protein translocase subunit SecF — MQIVKHDININFVGRRKLALIFSLLLVVAGLVSLIARGGPEYGIDFAGGTLIQVKFSEATRAADIKSALKGMHLKGLLVQKFEGDSQEFMLRLQDTSSELEGMAQQVGAHLEQAYGKGTVDIRRVEMVGPQVGKDLRKKGLMAILFAMIGVLIYITIRFEFKFAVGAVIALAHDVLITLGAFSLFGKEIDLPIIAAFLAIIGYSLNDTIIVYDRIRENIGRHPKQSFDQTVNGSINETLSRTILTSGTTLLVVLALFLFGGGVIHNFAFAMLVGILIGTYSSIFVASPVLLVWDDMKKRRNATAS; from the coding sequence ATGCAAATCGTCAAGCACGATATCAATATCAACTTTGTCGGCCGGCGCAAGCTGGCGCTGATCTTTTCTCTGTTGCTGGTGGTTGCCGGGCTTGTTTCCCTGATTGCCAGAGGCGGACCTGAATACGGCATTGATTTTGCCGGTGGTACCCTGATCCAGGTCAAATTCTCCGAAGCCACCCGGGCCGCCGATATCAAATCCGCCCTCAAGGGCATGCACCTGAAAGGTCTGTTGGTGCAGAAATTCGAGGGGGACTCGCAGGAGTTCATGCTTCGCCTGCAGGACACCAGTTCCGAACTCGAGGGGATGGCGCAGCAGGTCGGCGCGCATCTTGAACAGGCTTACGGTAAAGGAACGGTGGATATCCGGCGCGTTGAAATGGTCGGACCACAGGTGGGCAAGGATCTGCGCAAAAAAGGGCTTATGGCTATCCTGTTTGCCATGATCGGGGTACTGATCTACATTACCATTCGCTTCGAATTCAAATTCGCCGTCGGCGCTGTCATTGCCCTGGCGCACGATGTGCTCATTACCCTCGGAGCGTTCTCCCTGTTCGGCAAGGAGATCGACCTGCCGATCATTGCCGCGTTCCTGGCCATCATCGGATATTCACTGAACGACACCATCATCGTGTACGATCGGATTCGCGAAAATATCGGGCGGCATCCGAAGCAGTCCTTCGATCAGACGGTCAATGGCAGCATCAATGAAACTCTGTCCCGCACGATTCTCACCTCGGGCACCACGTTGCTTGTCGTGTTGGCTTTGTTTCTGTTCGGCGGCGGGGTCATTCACAATTTCGCCTTCGCCATGCTGGTCGGGATTCTGATTGGCACCTATTCCTCTATTTTCGTCGCCAGCCCGGTTCTTCTGGTCTGGGACGATATGAAGAAACGGCGCAATGCCACGGCTTCCTGA